Genomic DNA from Deltaproteobacteria bacterium:
AGAAACCCAGGAAGCGCCTTTCCACAAGGGTGATGTATGCCAGGATTAACATAAATATGGCGAAAAACACCCCTATCTTTATCAGCATTAAAATAACTGAAGCCACCAGATCCATATTCATTTCAGGCATGATTGTTCTGTCTTCCCAATTGGAGTTTATACAGCGTTTTAAGTTTAATGAATACTCACCTAACGGTCCACCTCTGCCAGTACCAAATCCACGCTGGCCAGCGCCGCCACCATGTCGGAAAAAAGCTTCCCTTCACTCATCTTGGCCAGAGATTGCAGATTGACAAACGTGGGAGCGCGGATTTTCATACGGAACGGCTGCACGGTGCCGTCACTTATAATATAGAATCCGAGTTCGCCGCGGGGGGCCTCAATCGCCATATAAACTTCTCCCGCCGGAGGCTTGATGGAAGCCTTCATTGCTACACTGTGATCTCCCTCCGGCAGACCTTCCAAAGCCTGGCGGATGATCTCGTTGCTCTGACGCATTTCCATCATGCGTACCCGATAGCGGTCATAGGCGTCGCACCCATGATATACAGGGACCTTAAAATCAAAGTTGTCATAGCCCGAATACGGTTGATTCTTCCGTAAATCCCAGTTAATGCCGGCGGCTCTCGCCATAGGACCGGAAACTCCGAGTTTCATGCAATCCTCTGCCGAAAGATACCCTACTCCTTGCGTACGGCTCTTCCAAATCACGTTCTCCGTTAAAAGCGCTTCATATTCATCCACGCGTGGTGGAAAGGCTTTTACGAACTTCATGCATTCGTCGTGGAATTCAGGGGGAAGATCCATCGCCATACCGCCGATACGGAAAAAGGATGGGGTGAGGCGGGAACCGGTAATCATCTCCAGGAAAAAGAGGATCTGTTCACGTTCCCTGACCATATAGAAGAAGGGGGTCATAGCGCCCAGGTCGTGAGCTGTGGCGCCTGCCCAGAAAAGATGGCTGGAGATGCGGCTCAACTCGGTGATGATCACCCGGATATATTGTCCTCGTGGCGGTATCTCGATCCCCATAAGTTTTTCTACTGTCAGGCAATAACCCAGGTTGTTTGATGCTCCGGCCATATAATCCAGCCGGTCCGTCAAGGGAATAATCTGATGATACGTTCTGTTTTCTGCGAGTTTTTCAATGCCGCGGTGCAAATAGCCAAGATGCGGGACCACCTTGACCACAGTCTCACCGTCCAGTTCAACCACCGCCCGGAAGACTCCGTGGGTGGAAGGGTGCTGCGGCCCCATGTTAATTTCCATGGTCTCGGTTTCGCCGCCTTCTCGCTCCTTTTCATATAACTTGATTTCCGGTTCTGCCATGCTTGACCCTTATCTATTTATTCATTCCTGCTGTCTTTACTGTTTTCCGACTGCTGGAAATCCCTTTACAACTCGCCTTTACCTTCCAGTGGATAATCCTTTCTGAGTGGGTGACAATCCCAATGGTAGGGGAGAAGGATACGCCGCAGATCGGGGTGATTCACAAATTTGACGCCCATCAAGTCATAGGTTTCGCGCTCGTGCCAGTTGGCGGTTGGCCAGATACCGACAACCGTTTCGATTTCAGGCCTCTCGCCCTCCAGAGGAACCTTAAGTCGCAGCCTCTGATTGAGTTCATGGGAAAGCAAATGATAAACCATGACGAAACGAGGGGTCTTGTCTTTATAATCCACTGCGGTGACATCCGCTAAAAAGCGGAAAGAGTATTCCGGATCATCCCGCAAAAAGGTGCACACCTGAAGCAACGCCTCCCGCTTCACAGTAACGGTGACATCTCCCCGAAACTCTTCTACGTTCAATACCGCATCGGGGAATGTGCTTTTGAGCTTGGTTACATCCGTCATATTTTGCAGCTCCCTGATTGGATTGTTTCTTTGGAATGCAGTGGCTTTTCCTGCATAATCTTATCATGCAATTTGAGAATACCGTCGAGAAGCGCCTCCGGACGCGGGGGACAACCGGGAATGTACATATCCACGGGGAGATATTGATCAATCCCCTGAACTACCGCATAGGAGCGAAAGATCCCTCCGCTGGAAGCACAAGATCCCATGGAGATCACCCATTTAGGCTCAGTCATCTGCTCATAAATCCGCAAAACCACGGGCAGCATCTTTTTGGTAACTGTTCCCGCCACAATCATTAAATCCGCCTGGCGTGGGGAAGGCCGGAAAACCTCCATGCCGAAGCGGGATAGATCATAGGGTGACAATGCTACATCAATCATCTCCAGGGCGCAGCATGCCAGCCCAAAAGTACAGGGCCACAATGAACTCTTTCGCGCCCAGTTGATCGCCTTTTCCATGGAAGTTATTATCAGCCCGTCGCCACACTTATCGCCTAAATAAGTCTCTAATCCCATTCCAACGCTCCTTTACGCCATACGTATGCCAGGCCGGCGAACAAAATGACGATGAATATGCCCATTTCAATGAACCCGAAAAGTTTCAGATCCTTGAAGACAACCGCCCAGGGGAAAAGGAAGACCGCTTCAATATCGAACACAATGAAGAGCATGGCAATGATGTAGAATTTTACGCTAAAACGGATACGGTTGGGTCCGATGGGTTCCATGCCGCATTCATACGGCTCGTGTTTGACTCTCCCGGGGATTCGTGGTCCTAAGAGTGTTGAGAAGAGAACGATAACAACACCAAATCCGACAGACACAATGAGATAAATGGCGATTGGCAAATAATCAAGCAACATAACGGCCCTTTCTCAAAACAATTCGGTCTTAATGCTATACGAATTTTATTGTCTACCTGGTCGGCTCTGCCTCCGGGTTCAGCGGCATGTCCTTTTGCCAGACTGGGATGAATAGATACGTGGACTGCATTGCCTTGATAAATTTACACAGATATTTTTGTGAGAATGTCAACTTACAGTTGACTTTGTCGCGCTCTCTTACTTTAAGTGTCGCAGTAAGTCAAGCGAAATAATCCTTCTCCTTAAGAATATTTGAAAGGAGAAGCAACAATACGAAGGGATGCATCTTCCTCTGGTTATCCATAGTAAGATATTGATATTCGGAGATATTTTTACTTAAATAAAATATCTCTGCATATATGTGTCTTATATTATCTCTTGACTTTCAAGCGAAATGTGGTATCAGAGTGACCGTTTGTCATAAGGTCGATCACAAGAAAATTGTGCGGTAACGGTCAGTTATTGAATATAGGGAGATGCATAATCTTCCTAAAATATTAATAAATGATAGGAGATAGAGCATTGTTCAAGATATTAGAAAAGACATTTTTACAGGAAATTGTTGTCAAAATGGTTATTGAGGCTCCTGAGGTTGCCCGCAAGAGAAAGGCAGGGCAGTTCATCGTTCTGATGATCGATGAAAAAGGAGAGAGAATCCCATTGACCATCGTTGATTCCGACAGCGAAAAGGGAACCCTCACGATTATCTATCAGATCGTGGGTAAGACAACCGCCAAACTGGCGAAGATGGAAAAAGGTGATTACATCCTCAACGTACTGGGACCCCTTGGTCACCCCACCGAGATAGAAAACTTCGGTACAGTCGTGGTTGTCGGCGGAGGGGTGGGAATTGGCGTGGCGTATCCCATAGCTGCGGCACTCAAGAAAGCCGGGAACAAGGTCATATCCATTATCGGTGCGCGGACAAAGGATATCCTGATTCTCGAGGATGACATGAGAAAGGTAAGTGATCAGTTGCTCGTAGCCACCGATGACGGGAGTTATGGTTTCCATGGTTTTGTCAGCGCGGTGTTGCAGAATCTCATCGACTCGAAAGAAAAGATCGACATCGTGTACGCCATCGGGCCGGTACCGATGATGAGGGTTCTTGCCAATGTGACGAAGCCGTATGGTTTAAAGACCATCGTAAGTCTGAACCCGATCATGGTCGATGCCACAGGGATGTGCGGTGCATGCCGTGTATCGGTAGGGGGAAAGACAAAGTTTGGCTGTGTGGATGGTCCGGAGTTTGACGGCCATGAAGTCGATTTCAATTTATTAATAACCCGCCTCAAAATGTATAACGAGCAGGAAAAGCAGGCGACGGAGAGATACAGGTGTGAATGCCATGGAAAATAAGGAAAAGAAAGAAAAGAAGGAAAAGATTCCCCGTCAGGCAATGCCTGA
This window encodes:
- a CDS encoding NADH-quinone oxidoreductase subunit D, which produces MAEPEIKLYEKEREGGETETMEINMGPQHPSTHGVFRAVVELDGETVVKVVPHLGYLHRGIEKLAENRTYHQIIPLTDRLDYMAGASNNLGYCLTVEKLMGIEIPPRGQYIRVIITELSRISSHLFWAGATAHDLGAMTPFFYMVREREQILFFLEMITGSRLTPSFFRIGGMAMDLPPEFHDECMKFVKAFPPRVDEYEALLTENVIWKSRTQGVGYLSAEDCMKLGVSGPMARAAGINWDLRKNQPYSGYDNFDFKVPVYHGCDAYDRYRVRMMEMRQSNEIIRQALEGLPEGDHSVAMKASIKPPAGEVYMAIEAPRGELGFYIISDGTVQPFRMKIRAPTFVNLQSLAKMSEGKLFSDMVAALASVDLVLAEVDR
- a CDS encoding NADH-quinone oxidoreductase subunit C gives rise to the protein MTDVTKLKSTFPDAVLNVEEFRGDVTVTVKREALLQVCTFLRDDPEYSFRFLADVTAVDYKDKTPRFVMVYHLLSHELNQRLRLKVPLEGERPEIETVVGIWPTANWHERETYDLMGVKFVNHPDLRRILLPYHWDCHPLRKDYPLEGKGEL
- a CDS encoding NADH-quinone oxidoreductase subunit B, with amino-acid sequence MGLETYLGDKCGDGLIITSMEKAINWARKSSLWPCTFGLACCALEMIDVALSPYDLSRFGMEVFRPSPRQADLMIVAGTVTKKMLPVVLRIYEQMTEPKWVISMGSCASSGGIFRSYAVVQGIDQYLPVDMYIPGCPPRPEALLDGILKLHDKIMQEKPLHSKETIQSGSCKI
- a CDS encoding NADH-quinone oxidoreductase subunit A, which translates into the protein MLLDYLPIAIYLIVSVGFGVVIVLFSTLLGPRIPGRVKHEPYECGMEPIGPNRIRFSVKFYIIAMLFIVFDIEAVFLFPWAVVFKDLKLFGFIEMGIFIVILFAGLAYVWRKGALEWD
- a CDS encoding sulfide/dihydroorotate dehydrogenase-like FAD/NAD-binding protein — protein: MFKILEKTFLQEIVVKMVIEAPEVARKRKAGQFIVLMIDEKGERIPLTIVDSDSEKGTLTIIYQIVGKTTAKLAKMEKGDYILNVLGPLGHPTEIENFGTVVVVGGGVGIGVAYPIAAALKKAGNKVISIIGARTKDILILEDDMRKVSDQLLVATDDGSYGFHGFVSAVLQNLIDSKEKIDIVYAIGPVPMMRVLANVTKPYGLKTIVSLNPIMVDATGMCGACRVSVGGKTKFGCVDGPEFDGHEVDFNLLITRLKMYNEQEKQATERYRCECHGK